The following proteins come from a genomic window of Sinorhizobium fredii NGR234:
- a CDS encoding nuclear transport factor 2 family protein, whose translation MESDRDKDVQAIRSLVARQFNSISWREGETPDWAAFERDFLPDAALYASARPLRSQTTGQFIERMSGLVGKTLHSFEETVLGSRIHVFGNVAVAVIACENVENGMETNRNVEMMLLVKDEGVWRIAAQAWDRQDAANPVTSQVWEPEGRSP comes from the coding sequence ATGGAAAGCGATCGAGACAAAGACGTTCAGGCGATCCGCTCGCTTGTTGCACGCCAGTTCAACAGCATCAGTTGGCGGGAAGGGGAAACGCCGGACTGGGCGGCGTTCGAGAGGGACTTCCTTCCCGACGCGGCGCTTTACGCGTCGGCTCGGCCCTTGCGGTCACAAACGACCGGGCAATTCATCGAGCGCATGAGCGGCCTGGTGGGAAAGACCTTGCACAGCTTCGAGGAAACGGTTCTCGGAAGCAGGATACACGTCTTCGGAAATGTGGCGGTCGCGGTGATCGCTTGCGAAAACGTCGAGAACGGCATGGAGACGAACCGCAATGTCGAAATGATGCTGCTCGTCAAGGATGAAGGCGTTTGGCGTATCGCCGCGCAGGCCTGGGACAGGCAAGACGCCGCCAATCCGGTGACAAGCCAGGTCTGGGAACCTGAAGGCCGATCCCCGTGA
- a CDS encoding CHAD domain-containing protein — translation MNAATAFAHIAAACLKQFRLNEMVLSWSRDADALHQARVSLRRLRSLFSICKSLFADSRFDHLRDELRWLASALGNARNIDVMIKRASDDNLSRRLQAARKDAYGAVEASLSSVRARSLMIDLAEWISIRDWRSGETGAALLVRPSRKFASTVLDKLWKKVARGGRNLIDLDDETRHELRISAKKLRYAAEFFGPLYESKTEAKRQKRFIIAMEGLQDQLGSLNDLATAPGMLAELELTHTAGAEDLFNADDKEKLLHDAAEAHDIFVDTKRFWR, via the coding sequence ATGAACGCGGCAACGGCTTTCGCGCACATAGCCGCAGCATGTCTCAAGCAATTCCGTCTCAACGAAATGGTCTTGTCCTGGTCTCGCGATGCCGACGCCTTGCATCAAGCGCGTGTGTCGCTGCGGCGGTTGCGCTCGCTTTTTTCCATATGCAAATCGCTGTTTGCGGACAGCCGTTTCGACCACCTGCGCGACGAATTGCGCTGGCTCGCCTCGGCACTTGGCAATGCGCGCAATATCGATGTCATGATCAAACGCGCGTCGGACGACAATCTCTCACGCCGCCTTCAAGCGGCCCGCAAGGATGCCTACGGAGCCGTCGAAGCATCGCTGTCATCGGTCCGCGCCCGCTCGTTGATGATTGATCTCGCCGAATGGATCTCGATCAGAGACTGGCGAAGCGGAGAAACCGGTGCGGCGCTGCTCGTCCGGCCTTCAAGGAAATTTGCCTCGACTGTGCTTGATAAACTTTGGAAGAAGGTGGCGAGGGGAGGCCGCAACCTCATCGATCTCGACGACGAAACCCGCCATGAACTGCGCATATCCGCAAAGAAACTGCGCTATGCAGCGGAGTTTTTCGGCCCACTTTACGAGAGCAAGACGGAAGCCAAACGCCAAAAAAGATTCATCATCGCGATGGAGGGCCTGCAGGATCAACTCGGCAGCCTGAACGATCTTGCGACCGCTCCCGGTATGCTGGCGGAGCTCGAGCTTACGCACACCGCGGGGGCCGAGGACTTGTTCAACGCGGATGACAAGGAAAAGCTTCTGCACGATGCCGCGGAAGCGCACGACATCTTTGTTGACACGAAGCGTTTCTGGCGCTGA
- a CDS encoding carboxymuconolactone decarboxylase family protein, whose protein sequence is MLKTSIGLAAAAALGNPVAAQTTDAPGDDRRTRGLEALRAVGGGDFSQTLDPLSPDLSRILVEDAYGDVMARPGLSQKTRELVSVAAITVLGTARPALRFHIGGMLETGWSPREIVETLLHSVVYGGFPFAQDAILLAREVFAERGVTVGTGTGRPEGDDWTLGVQQLLKTGGDDAGAFALRVIEGSGPSPDLDRLTIEFAHGEIWNRPGLSLKDRELATLAMVIAIGNLDSTVRFHVEACLRTGWTRAEITELLIQMTVYIGWPKALTAVEPTLAVFAEVERSGGFAAPSSAGEAIATQRAQAETDDVRFNRGVEAMSQISRASGEAVVNAFRDIAPELGRYILEFSYGDVFSRPGLDLKSRELAAVAALAARGTMADETPLKVHVEGALNTGATREEVTEAILHMLPYAGFSRVQSAIALASEVFSER, encoded by the coding sequence ATGCTCAAAACATCGATAGGCCTGGCGGCCGCCGCGGCGCTCGGCAACCCTGTCGCGGCCCAAACGACCGATGCTCCGGGCGACGATCGCCGCACAAGGGGTCTTGAGGCCCTCAGAGCCGTTGGCGGCGGGGATTTCAGCCAGACCCTGGATCCGCTGTCTCCTGATCTCTCACGGATTCTCGTCGAAGACGCCTATGGCGACGTGATGGCCCGCCCTGGTCTTTCCCAGAAGACGCGCGAGCTTGTAAGTGTCGCCGCCATCACTGTCCTCGGTACGGCGCGCCCGGCGCTTCGTTTTCACATCGGCGGCATGTTGGAAACCGGTTGGAGCCCGCGTGAGATCGTCGAGACCCTGCTTCACAGCGTCGTCTATGGCGGCTTTCCTTTCGCCCAGGACGCCATACTTCTTGCCCGCGAGGTGTTCGCCGAGCGCGGCGTCACCGTCGGAACCGGCACGGGCCGGCCGGAGGGCGATGATTGGACGCTCGGAGTTCAGCAATTGCTCAAGACAGGCGGGGACGACGCCGGCGCTTTCGCCCTTCGTGTGATCGAGGGAAGTGGTCCATCGCCTGATCTTGATCGGCTGACAATCGAATTTGCACACGGCGAGATTTGGAACCGGCCGGGGCTCTCCCTCAAGGACCGCGAACTGGCGACGCTCGCCATGGTCATTGCGATCGGCAACCTCGACAGTACGGTTCGCTTCCACGTCGAGGCATGTTTGCGCACCGGCTGGACGCGCGCCGAAATCACCGAGTTGCTGATACAAATGACTGTCTATATCGGTTGGCCGAAGGCATTGACGGCGGTGGAGCCCACGCTGGCCGTATTTGCAGAGGTCGAAAGGTCCGGTGGCTTCGCTGCGCCGTCAAGCGCCGGCGAGGCAATTGCCACTCAGCGCGCACAGGCAGAAACAGACGACGTCCGCTTCAATCGAGGCGTCGAAGCGATGAGCCAGATCAGCCGGGCGTCGGGCGAGGCCGTTGTCAACGCGTTCCGTGACATCGCCCCCGAGCTTGGCCGCTACATCCTCGAGTTCTCCTACGGGGACGTGTTCTCCAGGCCGGGGCTGGATCTCAAATCGCGTGAATTGGCCGCCGTCGCCGCTCTTGCGGCGCGTGGGACCATGGCGGATGAAACGCCACTGAAGGTTCACGTCGAAGGCGCCCTGAACACCGGAGCGACAAGAGAGGAGGTGACCGAAGCCATTCTCCACATGCTTCCCTATGCGGGTTTCAGTCGCGTCCAGTCAGCGATAGCGCTCGCAAGCGAGGTTTTCTCCGAACGATAG
- a CDS encoding ZIP family metal transporter produces MNENPRNFPPVSTTAPGPRHLLWLVLPLIVLVAAALWLLQGDQLRGFNNGAPPVENLTVERTVLDEDGLRLQVRAGSSEPMTIAQVQVDSAYWQFRQEPSGAISRGDTAWVAIPFPWVLGEAHKVTFVTNTGATFDHEIPVAVPTSKVSGGGLASQALLGAFVGILPVAIGLLCYPALRGAGRNAMTFLLAMTVGLLAFLLVDTMIEALELANEAAPVFQGAVMVVLVAAASFLALVAIGRRHGGSPTGLALATYIAIGIGLHNFGEGLAIGAAFAAGAAGLGTFLVLGFALHNITEGIGIAAPILNIRPKIVHFLGLAMLAGGPAVLGIWLGSLAVAPHWTAIALAVGAGAIAQVIVEVTALVAKGHDARGDYTRMLNSAAFGGLAAGLAFMYVTAMLVKI; encoded by the coding sequence ATGAACGAGAACCCGCGCAACTTCCCGCCGGTCTCCACGACAGCGCCCGGCCCGCGACATTTGCTGTGGCTCGTCCTGCCGTTGATCGTGCTGGTCGCCGCGGCTTTGTGGCTCCTACAGGGCGATCAACTGCGCGGCTTCAACAATGGTGCTCCGCCGGTCGAAAACCTGACGGTCGAACGAACGGTGCTCGACGAAGACGGCTTGCGGCTGCAGGTGCGCGCCGGCAGCTCGGAGCCTATGACGATTGCACAGGTGCAGGTCGATTCTGCCTATTGGCAATTCCGGCAGGAACCCTCCGGTGCCATTTCGCGCGGCGATACTGCCTGGGTGGCGATCCCGTTTCCGTGGGTTCTCGGCGAAGCTCACAAGGTGACATTCGTCACCAACACGGGCGCGACCTTCGACCATGAAATTCCGGTCGCCGTTCCGACGTCGAAGGTGAGCGGCGGCGGGCTCGCCTCTCAAGCCCTCCTCGGTGCCTTTGTCGGCATCCTGCCCGTGGCGATCGGACTGCTGTGCTACCCGGCGCTGCGCGGCGCCGGCCGCAACGCCATGACCTTCCTGCTGGCGATGACGGTCGGCCTGCTCGCCTTCCTGCTCGTCGACACGATGATCGAAGCACTGGAACTTGCCAATGAAGCGGCCCCGGTCTTCCAGGGAGCCGTGATGGTTGTCCTGGTCGCGGCCGCGAGCTTCCTGGCGCTCGTCGCAATCGGCCGCCGCCATGGCGGCTCCCCGACGGGCCTCGCGCTCGCGACCTACATCGCGATCGGCATCGGCCTGCACAATTTCGGCGAGGGCCTTGCCATCGGCGCGGCTTTTGCGGCGGGTGCCGCGGGGCTTGGAACGTTCCTGGTGCTCGGCTTCGCGCTTCACAACATTACCGAGGGGATCGGGATTGCCGCGCCAATCCTGAACATCCGCCCGAAGATCGTCCATTTCCTCGGCCTGGCGATGCTGGCCGGCGGGCCTGCGGTGCTCGGCATCTGGCTCGGCAGTCTGGCCGTCGCGCCCCATTGGACAGCGATCGCCCTGGCGGTGGGCGCAGGCGCCATCGCCCAGGTCATCGTCGAAGTCACGGCACTCGTCGCAAAAGGCCACGACGCCCGTGGCGACTACACCCGCATGCTCAACTCCGCCGCATTCGGCGGCCTCGCGGCTGGGCTCGCGTTCATGTATGTGACTGCGATGCTCGTCAAGATATGA
- a CDS encoding GXWXG domain-containing protein produces the protein MRGDQQKEVATWFRSLAPVRPEEMIGLWRGAGIPSGHPLDGVLENLDWFGKRFHPDMRADALLFQERPGRLVPIEPVYIPIGLAIKFSSFGRTFVARNLFSHLQKMFRARGTTASLRLQVDDGVKTAAMVYDRQPIVDYFRRVDRDEIAGMMCVQGDTRSYFFKLRRVNSQRD, from the coding sequence ATGCGAGGCGACCAGCAGAAGGAGGTCGCGACCTGGTTCCGGTCGCTGGCGCCTGTGCGGCCCGAGGAGATGATCGGACTGTGGCGAGGCGCCGGCATCCCATCCGGCCATCCCCTCGACGGCGTGCTCGAAAACCTGGACTGGTTCGGCAAGCGCTTCCACCCGGACATGCGGGCGGACGCCCTGCTCTTCCAAGAAAGGCCCGGCCGTCTCGTGCCGATCGAGCCCGTCTACATCCCCATAGGGCTGGCAATCAAGTTCTCTTCCTTCGGGCGGACGTTCGTGGCGCGCAACTTGTTCTCCCACCTGCAGAAGATGTTCCGTGCACGCGGCACGACGGCGTCATTGAGGCTGCAGGTTGACGACGGCGTCAAAACGGCCGCGATGGTCTACGACAGGCAGCCGATCGTCGACTATTTCCGAAGGGTCGACCGAGACGAGATAGCTGGAATGATGTGCGTGCAAGGCGACACCCGCAGCTACTTCTTCAAACTCCGACGGGTCAACAGCCAGAGAGACTGA
- the mntR gene encoding manganese-binding transcriptional regulator MntR encodes MPQHENVGHDVETGLIDADAQVESFRQTRNNRRTELVEDYVELIADLLEDGGEARQVDIAQRLGVAQPTVAKMLKRLISEGYIQQRRYRGIFLTDAGRRLAELCRERHQIVESFLCSIGVSPETARIDAEGMEHHASPETLEAFKRFLARTTSSRIAAQG; translated from the coding sequence TTGCCGCAGCACGAGAATGTCGGGCACGATGTCGAAACAGGCTTGATCGACGCCGACGCACAGGTCGAAAGCTTTCGGCAGACACGGAACAACCGCCGCACGGAGCTCGTCGAGGATTATGTCGAACTTATCGCCGACCTCCTCGAGGACGGCGGCGAGGCCCGCCAGGTGGATATTGCCCAGCGCCTCGGTGTTGCCCAGCCCACCGTCGCCAAGATGCTGAAAAGGCTGATTTCCGAGGGATATATCCAGCAGCGCCGCTATCGCGGCATCTTTCTTACCGACGCCGGCCGGAGGCTCGCGGAGCTTTGCCGCGAGCGGCACCAGATCGTCGAATCCTTCCTGTGCTCGATCGGCGTTTCGCCCGAAACCGCTCGCATCGACGCCGAGGGGATGGAGCATCATGCGAGCCCAGAGACCCTTGAGGCATTCAAGCGCTTCTTGGCCCGCACGACATCATCGCGGATCGCCGCCCAAGGGTGA
- a CDS encoding multicopper oxidase domain-containing protein produces the protein MLRWTQAALSRRSLLLGGGAATIGATTICASKTVAQEGHGDHGAPATVQMSGTTPSQHSAHGAMITVGTVDSDRNGFHPTEILTDWYTGTVTDLPDGRKLRTFEITAEDKEIEIAPGVMFPAWTYNGRVPGPALRATEGERLRIIFRNFGSHPHSMHFHGIHSARMDGVPGAGVIAPGDEFVYEFDARPFGCHLYHCHALPLARHLHKGMYGLFVVDPDPARHPDHQDVAKSRLLGSPENAEWQELAMIMNAFDTNFDGENEFYACNTIAHCYAKEPIRIEKDRPVRIYLVNITEFDPINSFHLHGNFFDYFDQGTTLTPTLRMVDLIMQCQAQRGLLEFTYREHEAGLYMFHAHQSEFTELGWMGMFDVVETLS, from the coding sequence ATGCTGAGATGGACCCAGGCGGCATTGAGCAGACGAAGCCTGCTGCTGGGCGGCGGCGCGGCGACCATCGGCGCGACGACGATATGCGCGAGCAAAACAGTGGCCCAGGAGGGCCACGGCGACCACGGTGCGCCAGCCACGGTGCAAATGTCCGGGACCACGCCTTCGCAACATTCCGCTCATGGGGCGATGATCACTGTCGGGACGGTCGACAGCGATCGCAACGGCTTCCATCCGACGGAGATTTTGACGGACTGGTATACGGGAACCGTTACCGACCTGCCGGATGGGCGAAAGCTCAGGACCTTCGAAATCACCGCGGAGGACAAGGAGATCGAGATCGCACCCGGCGTGATGTTTCCGGCCTGGACCTACAACGGCCGGGTGCCGGGCCCGGCGCTCAGGGCGACGGAAGGCGAGCGGCTCAGGATCATCTTCCGGAATTTCGGATCGCATCCGCACTCGATGCATTTCCATGGCATTCACTCGGCTCGCATGGACGGCGTGCCCGGCGCCGGTGTCATCGCTCCAGGCGACGAATTCGTCTACGAATTCGATGCGCGGCCTTTCGGCTGCCACCTCTACCATTGTCATGCCCTGCCCTTGGCGCGGCATCTTCACAAGGGCATGTACGGCCTCTTCGTCGTCGATCCGGATCCGGCGCGTCACCCCGACCATCAAGACGTGGCGAAGTCCCGCCTTCTTGGCTCGCCGGAAAACGCCGAATGGCAGGAACTGGCGATGATCATGAACGCTTTCGACACCAATTTCGACGGTGAGAACGAGTTCTATGCCTGCAACACGATTGCCCATTGCTATGCCAAGGAGCCGATCAGGATCGAAAAGGATCGGCCGGTCCGCATCTACCTGGTGAACATCACCGAGTTCGATCCGATCAACTCGTTCCACCTGCATGGAAATTTCTTCGACTATTTCGACCAGGGTACGACGCTTACGCCTACCCTGCGCATGGTCGACCTCATCATGCAGTGCCAGGCGCAGCGCGGCCTTCTCGAATTCACCTACAGGGAGCACGAGGCCGGGCTCTACATGTTCCACGCCCATCAGTCCGAATTCACCGAGCTTGGCTGGATGGGCATGTTCGATGTCGTGGAGACGCTGTCATGA
- the ppk2 gene encoding polyphosphate kinase 2, translated as MTKSTRGEENFDWLEAELADTLDEDYELELSEPALSEEIRKIYRKTHPPTIPRMDYFRALLTLQAELIKLQDWVVYHKEKVVVIFEGRDAAGKGGVIKRITQRLNPRVARTVALPAPSDREKTQWYFQRYVPYLPAGGEIVLFDRSWYNRSGVERVMGFATEDEVEQFFHDVPEFERMLVRSGVRLVKYWFSITDEEQQLRFLMRIHDPLKQWKLSPMDLQSRVRWEAYTKAKEETFARTNIPEAPWHIVEANDKKRARLNCIDHLLRQIPYADVPHEDISLPDRIFNPNYERKVLPPELYVPSKY; from the coding sequence ATGACCAAATCTACACGCGGGGAAGAAAACTTCGATTGGCTCGAAGCGGAGCTGGCAGACACCTTGGACGAGGATTACGAGCTCGAACTCTCAGAGCCGGCGCTGTCGGAAGAGATCCGCAAGATTTACCGCAAGACGCATCCGCCGACGATCCCGCGCATGGACTATTTCCGTGCCCTCCTGACGCTGCAGGCGGAACTGATCAAGCTGCAGGACTGGGTCGTCTATCATAAGGAGAAGGTCGTCGTGATCTTCGAGGGGCGCGATGCCGCCGGCAAGGGCGGCGTCATAAAACGCATCACGCAGCGGCTCAACCCGCGCGTTGCGAGGACCGTTGCGCTGCCTGCGCCGTCCGACCGCGAGAAGACCCAATGGTATTTCCAACGCTACGTGCCGTATCTTCCGGCTGGCGGCGAGATCGTCCTCTTCGACCGGTCCTGGTACAATCGCTCCGGCGTCGAGCGGGTCATGGGTTTCGCGACAGAAGACGAGGTCGAGCAATTCTTCCACGACGTTCCCGAGTTCGAGCGGATGTTGGTGCGCTCCGGCGTTCGGCTCGTCAAATACTGGTTCTCGATTACCGACGAGGAGCAGCAACTGCGCTTTCTGATGCGCATCCACGATCCGCTGAAGCAGTGGAAGCTTTCGCCGATGGATCTGCAATCGCGTGTGCGCTGGGAAGCCTACACGAAAGCCAAGGAGGAAACTTTCGCCCGCACCAACATTCCCGAGGCGCCATGGCATATCGTCGAGGCCAACGACAAGAAACGGGCGCGGCTCAACTGCATCGACCATCTCTTGAGGCAGATCCCCTATGCGGACGTGCCGCATGAGGACATCAGCCTGCCGGACCGGATATTCAACCCCAACTACGAGCGGAAGGTGTTGCCGCCGGAGCTCTACGTGCCATCGAAATACTGA
- a CDS encoding BA14K family protein: MKRLAIATLSLAAALTSVPPAVAFPTMVVAPKIEALEAQPVQYRRYRGGYYRGGHHHNNGDDDWAWALGGLATGAIIGGLLAQPRYYGPGYYDQGYYDQGYYGQGYYGSTYYRPRYYAPRYYREAYYGGNGHTRWCYARYRSYRAFDNTFQPYYGPRRACVSPYY; the protein is encoded by the coding sequence ATGAAAAGGCTAGCAATCGCTACTCTGTCACTGGCGGCGGCGCTGACGAGCGTTCCGCCGGCGGTGGCGTTTCCCACCATGGTAGTCGCGCCCAAGATCGAAGCCCTGGAGGCGCAGCCAGTCCAGTACAGGCGCTATCGCGGCGGGTACTACCGCGGGGGGCATCACCACAACAACGGTGACGACGATTGGGCTTGGGCGCTGGGCGGGCTCGCCACCGGGGCAATTATCGGCGGACTGCTGGCGCAGCCGCGCTATTATGGCCCCGGCTACTACGATCAGGGCTACTATGATCAGGGCTATTACGGCCAAGGCTACTACGGCTCGACCTATTACCGTCCGCGCTACTACGCGCCGCGCTACTACCGCGAGGCCTATTATGGCGGCAACGGCCATACGCGCTGGTGCTATGCGCGCTACCGCTCCTACAGGGCTTTCGACAACACGTTCCAGCCCTATTACGGTCCGCGACGGGCCTGCGTCTCGCCGTATTACTAG
- a CDS encoding LysR family transcriptional regulator: protein MKPVNIASIDLNLLVVFDALVAEGHATRAAERIGLTQPAVSHALNRLRALFGDPLFVRSPRGMVATPAALDAAPAIRSILEQVEVVLSGGPAFEPEESTRQFVLGLSDYAAFVLLPRLTARLEREAPNISLVIRNTSHGVGLPMLEEGSVELIAGNFPGPPSHMREELLYEEDFVCAGRGDHPALAYPLDLDRYLSLRHLQVSTRGNPHGYVDAVLAERGLKRKVAVTVGHFLMAPFLVDSSDLVATEPRRLFEPMPSRLPLRFFAPPIDLPPFRVVQAWHARHEADPGHQWLRRVLREISQRT from the coding sequence ATGAAGCCAGTTAATATCGCTAGTATCGATCTCAACCTCTTGGTGGTCTTCGACGCCCTCGTAGCGGAAGGGCATGCCACTCGCGCCGCCGAACGGATCGGGCTCACTCAGCCGGCGGTCAGTCACGCCCTCAATCGGTTACGCGCCCTGTTCGGAGATCCTCTGTTCGTTCGCTCGCCGCGCGGCATGGTTGCAACGCCGGCTGCGTTGGACGCGGCTCCGGCTATCCGGTCGATCCTCGAACAGGTCGAAGTCGTGCTCAGTGGAGGCCCGGCCTTCGAGCCGGAAGAGAGCACCCGCCAGTTCGTCCTTGGCCTCTCCGACTATGCGGCTTTCGTGTTGTTGCCTCGGTTGACAGCCCGACTGGAACGCGAAGCGCCGAACATATCGCTGGTGATCCGCAATACGAGCCACGGCGTTGGCCTGCCGATGCTGGAAGAAGGTTCGGTCGAACTCATCGCCGGCAACTTCCCCGGACCGCCGTCTCACATGCGCGAGGAACTGCTTTACGAGGAGGATTTCGTCTGTGCCGGTCGGGGCGATCACCCTGCCCTTGCCTATCCCCTCGATCTCGATCGCTATCTATCGCTGCGGCATCTCCAGGTATCGACGAGGGGCAATCCTCATGGTTACGTCGATGCCGTCCTGGCGGAGCGTGGGTTGAAGAGAAAGGTCGCTGTTACCGTCGGCCACTTCCTGATGGCACCATTTCTGGTCGACTCCTCGGACCTCGTGGCAACGGAACCGCGCCGCCTTTTCGAGCCGATGCCGAGTCGGCTGCCGCTTCGGTTCTTCGCGCCTCCGATTGATCTTCCGCCGTTTCGGGTCGTTCAGGCGTGGCATGCGCGTCATGAAGCGGATCCCGGCCACCAATGGCTTCGACGCGTGCTTCGGGAGATATCACAACGGACGTGA
- a CDS encoding enolase C-terminal domain-like protein → MTRIDAVDLFLLQVPDFDAARDPVKDTLLVRVRAGEFEGWGECEAAPFVSLAAFVTPESHSTSQPIGASVLGERLEDPADIARMAQRIAESSMNVLQAPHIFSGVEMALWDALGKRLQEPVYRLLGYEKAFPKQPYVVQPFASAPEQTYLDMRRLVRAGYGAVKTGWNGFGGGDFAADRDQLAAAREGLGRDGRLFLDAARVWGNDVAAARSYSHLLDAFDVEWVEEPFDATALGAFADFSHYHGRKRVAAGENVHSIAQARQLLDIADVGVIQIDCGRIGGIAAARDVALYADQRGASFVNHTYTSHLALSAALQAYAGLERHSLCEYPMDRPSLSWAICSEHLLPDGEGKVSAPEKLGLGLPVAPEAVLKYVVDTEIRFGATLLYRTPSIG, encoded by the coding sequence GTGACCCGTATCGATGCCGTCGACCTTTTCCTTCTTCAGGTGCCGGACTTCGACGCGGCGCGCGATCCGGTCAAGGATACGCTGCTGGTCAGAGTGCGTGCCGGCGAGTTCGAGGGCTGGGGCGAGTGCGAGGCAGCACCCTTCGTGTCGCTTGCCGCCTTCGTCACGCCAGAGTCGCACAGCACCTCACAGCCGATCGGCGCCTCGGTGCTCGGGGAGAGGCTCGAGGACCCTGCAGACATCGCCAGAATGGCGCAGCGGATCGCTGAAAGCAGCATGAACGTGCTTCAAGCGCCGCATATCTTTTCGGGCGTCGAGATGGCGCTTTGGGACGCACTCGGGAAAAGGCTCCAAGAACCGGTCTATCGGCTGCTGGGCTATGAAAAGGCTTTCCCCAAGCAACCCTATGTCGTCCAGCCCTTCGCTTCGGCGCCCGAGCAGACCTATCTCGACATGCGGCGTCTTGTTCGAGCGGGATATGGCGCCGTGAAGACCGGCTGGAACGGGTTTGGCGGCGGAGATTTCGCCGCCGATCGGGACCAGCTTGCGGCCGCGCGTGAAGGGTTGGGGCGGGACGGCCGGCTTTTCCTCGATGCGGCGCGCGTCTGGGGGAACGATGTCGCGGCCGCCAGGTCCTATTCGCACCTGCTGGACGCGTTCGATGTGGAGTGGGTGGAGGAGCCGTTCGATGCGACTGCGCTCGGCGCTTTTGCCGATTTCAGCCACTATCACGGGCGCAAGCGCGTGGCGGCGGGCGAAAACGTTCACTCCATCGCGCAGGCGCGCCAGCTCCTGGACATTGCCGATGTCGGCGTGATCCAGATCGATTGCGGCCGGATTGGCGGGATCGCGGCTGCCCGCGACGTTGCGCTGTACGCTGATCAGCGAGGCGCGTCCTTCGTCAATCACACCTATACGTCGCATCTGGCGCTGAGCGCAGCGCTGCAGGCCTATGCCGGTTTGGAGCGCCATAGCCTGTGCGAATACCCGATGGACCGGCCGTCGCTGTCATGGGCGATTTGCAGTGAACACCTGCTGCCCGATGGCGAGGGGAAAGTCAGCGCGCCTGAAAAGCTCGGCCTCGGTCTGCCCGTCGCGCCAGAGGCGGTGCTGAAATATGTGGTGGATACAGAGATCCGCTTTGGCGCCACGCTGCTCTATCGCACGCCGTCCATTGGTTAG